Proteins from a genomic interval of Mustela lutreola isolate mMusLut2 chromosome 4, mMusLut2.pri, whole genome shotgun sequence:
- the C1GALT1 gene encoding glycoprotein-N-acetylgalactosamine 3-beta-galactosyltransferase 1 isoform X3, translating into MSEIHFREMASKSWLNFLTFLCGSAIGFVLCSQLFSILLGEQGDTQPDILHNDPHARHADDNGQNHLEGQMNFNADSSQHKDENTDIAENLYQKVKILCWVMTGPQNLEKKAKHVKATWAQRCNKVLFMSSEEDKDFPAVGLKTREGRDQLYWKTIKAFQYVHDHYLEDADWFMKADDDTYVILENLRWLLSKYNPEEPIYFGRRFKPYVKQGYMSGGAGYVLSKEALKRFVDAFKTDKCTHSSSIEDLALGRCMEIINVEAGDSRDTIGKETFHPFVPEHHLIRGYLPRTFWYWNYNYYPPVEECSIQTHVKSNFYYYSSII; encoded by the exons aaataCACTTTCGGGAAATGGCCTCTAAATCTTGGCTGAATTTTTTAACCTTCCTTTGTGGATCAGCAATTGGATTTGTTTTATGTTCTCAGCTATTTAGTATTTTGTTGGGAGAACAGGGTGATACCCAGCCTGATATTCTTCATAATGATCCGCATGCTAGGCATGCAGATGATAATGGACAAAATCATCTAGAAGGACAGATGAACTTCAATGCAGATTCTAGCCAACATAAAG ATGAGAACACAGACATCGCTGAAAACCTCTATCAGAAGGTTAAGATTCTTTGCTGGGTTATGACAGGGCCTCAAAATCTAGAGAAAAAGGCCAAACACGTCAAAGCTACATGGGCCCAACGTTGTAATAAAGTATTGTTTATGAGTTCAGAAGAAGATAAAGACTTCCCTGCGGTGGGATTAAAAACCAGAGAAGGCAGAGACCAACTGTACTGGAAAACAATTAAAGCTTTTCAGTATGTTCATGACCATTATTTAGAAGATGCTGATTGGTTTATGAAAGCAGATGATGATACATATGTTATCCTGGAAAATTTGAGATGGCTTCTCTCAAAATACAACCCTGAAGAACCCATTTACTTTGGGAGAAGATTTAAGCCCTATGTAAAGCAGGGCTACATGAGTGGAGGAGCCGGATATGTTCTGAGCAAAGAAGCCTTGAAGAGATTTGTTGATGCATTTAAAACAGACAAATGTACACATAGTTCCTCCATCGAAGACTTAGCATTGGGCAGATGCATGGAAATTATAAATGTAGAAGCGGGAGATTCCAGAGATACCATTGGAAAAGAAACTTTTCATCCCTTTGTACCAGAACACCACTTAATCAGGGGTTATCTACCTAGAACCTTCTGGTACTGGAATTATAACTATTATCCTCCTGTAGAG GAGTGTTCGATACAAACACATGTGAAATCCAACTTCTATTATTACTCATCCatcatttaa